From a region of the Paenibacillus sp. R14(2021) genome:
- the rpsB gene encoding 30S ribosomal protein S2 — translation MAVISMKQLLEAGVHFGHQTRRWNPKMDRYIFTERNGIYIIDLQKTVKKVEEAYNFVRSIGEEGGTILFVGTKKQAQDSVKEEAERCGNFYINQRWLGGTLTNFQTIQKRIDRLKTLEKWEEDGTFNVLPKKEVIILRKEKDRLEKFLGGIKGMKGLPSALFIIDPRKERIAVAEARKLGIPIVGIVDTNCDPDEIDYVIPGNDDAIRAVKLLTAKMADAIVESHQGEQTTA, via the coding sequence ATGGCGGTAATTTCCATGAAACAGCTTCTAGAAGCTGGGGTACACTTCGGTCACCAAACACGTCGTTGGAACCCTAAGATGGATCGTTATATCTTCACAGAACGTAACGGGATTTACATCATTGACTTGCAGAAAACGGTTAAGAAAGTCGAAGAAGCTTACAACTTCGTGCGTTCGATCGGCGAAGAAGGCGGAACGATTCTCTTCGTAGGAACTAAGAAACAAGCGCAAGACTCTGTGAAAGAAGAAGCAGAACGCTGCGGAAACTTCTACATTAACCAACGTTGGCTCGGCGGCACGCTGACTAACTTCCAAACGATCCAAAAACGTATCGATCGCCTGAAAACGCTCGAGAAATGGGAAGAAGACGGCACTTTCAACGTGCTTCCTAAGAAAGAAGTTATCATTCTCCGCAAAGAGAAAGATCGTCTTGAGAAATTCCTCGGCGGTATCAAAGGCATGAAAGGCCTGCCAAGCGCATTGTTCATCATCGACCCGCGCAAAGAGCGTATTGCGGTTGCTGAAGCACGCAAACTTGGTATTCCAATCGTTGGTATCGTTGATACGAACTGTGATCCGGACGAAATCGACTACGTGATCCCAGGTAACGATGATGCAATCCGCGCAGTTAAATTGCTGACAGCTAAAATGGCTGATGCAATCGTTGAATCGCACCAAGGCGAACAAACAACTGCTTAA
- the tsf gene encoding translation elongation factor Ts, translating into MAVSASAVKELRERTGAGMLDCKKALDETNGDIAKAVDLLREKGLSAAANKAGRVATEGTVESYIHAGGRIGVLVEINCETDFVGKTEQFREFARDIAMQIAAASPKFVSREEVSEEELDKEREILKAQALNEGKPEKIVEKMVEGRISKYYEEHCLLEQAFIKDPDKTIHTLLKEKISTIGENISIRRFVRYELGEGLEKKEDNFVAEVMSQAKL; encoded by the coding sequence ATGGCGGTTAGTGCTAGTGCGGTTAAAGAATTGCGTGAAAGAACAGGCGCAGGTATGCTGGATTGCAAAAAAGCGCTTGACGAAACAAACGGCGATATTGCGAAAGCGGTTGATCTGCTTCGCGAGAAAGGTCTTTCTGCTGCTGCGAACAAAGCAGGTCGCGTAGCTACTGAAGGAACAGTAGAATCTTATATTCACGCTGGAGGCCGTATCGGCGTTCTGGTTGAAATCAACTGCGAAACGGACTTCGTCGGTAAAACCGAACAATTCCGTGAATTCGCTCGTGACATCGCGATGCAAATCGCTGCTGCAAGCCCTAAGTTTGTCAGCCGTGAAGAAGTATCCGAAGAAGAGCTGGACAAAGAGCGCGAGATTCTGAAAGCTCAAGCGCTGAACGAAGGCAAACCAGAGAAAATCGTTGAAAAAATGGTTGAAGGCCGCATCAGCAAATACTATGAAGAGCACTGCCTCCTTGAGCAAGCATTCATTAAAGATCCGGATAAAACAATTCACACGCTGCTGAAAGAAAAAATCAGCACAATCGGTGAAAACATTTCCATCCGTCGTTTCGTTCGTTATGAACTTGGCGAAGGCTTGGAGAAAAAAGAAGACAACTTCGTTGCTGAGGTTATGTCCCAAGCAAAATTGTAA
- the pyrH gene encoding UMP kinase: MQSPVYKRIVLKVSGESLSGNNGYGIDSAMISSIAEQVKEVVELNVEVAIVVGGGNIWRGIAGSAKGIDRATADYMGMLATVMNSLALQDALEQIEVPTRVQTSIAMQQIAEPYIRRRAIRHLEKGRVVIFAAGTGNPFFSTDTTAALRAAEIEAEVILMAKNKVDGVYSADPFKDATAEKFETLTYMEVLNRNLGVMDSTASSLCMDNNIPLVVFSITEAGNIKRVVLGEKIGTIVMKGSVN, translated from the coding sequence TTGCAAAGTCCCGTGTACAAACGTATTGTTCTGAAGGTGAGCGGCGAGTCGCTCTCGGGTAACAATGGCTATGGTATTGATTCCGCAATGATTTCTTCGATCGCGGAGCAAGTTAAAGAAGTGGTTGAATTGAATGTTGAGGTGGCTATCGTCGTTGGCGGCGGTAACATCTGGCGCGGCATTGCGGGTTCGGCGAAAGGTATCGACCGTGCAACTGCCGATTATATGGGCATGTTAGCGACTGTTATGAATTCATTGGCGCTGCAAGACGCACTTGAGCAAATCGAAGTGCCGACACGGGTGCAAACATCCATCGCGATGCAGCAAATCGCTGAGCCGTACATACGCCGGCGTGCGATTCGTCATTTGGAAAAAGGGCGCGTCGTTATTTTCGCAGCGGGTACTGGAAACCCGTTCTTCTCAACGGATACAACTGCCGCTTTGCGTGCAGCTGAAATAGAAGCAGAAGTCATCTTGATGGCTAAGAACAAAGTAGACGGCGTCTACTCGGCGGATCCGTTTAAGGATGCGACTGCCGAGAAGTTCGAGACGTTGACTTATATGGAAGTGTTGAACCGTAATCTAGGTGTTATGGATTCAACGGCTTCATCGCTTTGCATGGACAATAACATTCCGCTTGTCGTATTCTCCATTACGGAAGCAGGTAATATTAAGCGTGTTGTCCTTGGAGAGAAAATCGGAACCATCGTAATGAAAGGGAGTGTCAACTAA